The following are from one region of the Cloacibacterium sp. TD35 genome:
- a CDS encoding MFS transporter encodes MKAVASTKMTNYRWTIVALLFFATTINYLDRQVLSLLQPMLEKEFHWTDSDYGTITAVFSLCYAVSMLFAGKFIDRLGTKSGYAWAITIWSFGAIIHAFSGVVTEGFVGLENAEALRKVAQGSQLAASISMISVASFTIARCVLAIGEAGNFPAAIKTTAEYFPKKDRAFATGIFNSGANVGAILAPLSVPIMAELWGWESAFIVVGVIGFIWLAFWLKYYHEPKNNPKVNQAEKEYILQDTINDKELLNQTLNETSTASISIGKLFKYRQTWSFILGKFLTDGVWWFFLFWTPAYMKAQYNMQGSEIALPIAVLYSITVVGSILGGKFPTYFINKGMDPYAGRMKAMFIIALFPLLVLLAQPLGHYSYWFPILLIGIGGAAHQAWSANIFSTSSDMFPKKTLATITGIGGMAGGLSSFLINKTSGLLFTFADKTHLTFLGFEGKPAGYFIIFIFCSIAYILGWMCMKTLVPKYKLITDL; translated from the coding sequence ATGAAAGCGGTTGCCTCTACTAAAATGACCAATTACCGATGGACGATTGTTGCACTACTTTTTTTCGCAACCACCATTAACTATTTAGATAGACAGGTTTTATCTTTATTACAACCCATGCTAGAAAAAGAGTTCCATTGGACGGATAGTGACTACGGAACCATTACAGCAGTTTTTTCACTCTGTTATGCTGTTTCTATGCTTTTTGCAGGAAAATTTATAGACAGATTAGGAACCAAAAGTGGTTACGCATGGGCGATTACAATATGGTCTTTTGGTGCAATTATTCACGCTTTTTCTGGAGTAGTTACCGAAGGTTTTGTAGGCTTAGAAAACGCTGAAGCACTAAGAAAAGTAGCACAAGGTAGCCAATTAGCAGCCAGTATTTCTATGATTAGCGTTGCTTCTTTTACTATTGCCAGATGTGTTTTGGCAATCGGAGAAGCGGGAAACTTCCCTGCTGCGATTAAGACTACAGCAGAGTATTTTCCGAAAAAAGACCGAGCTTTTGCTACAGGAATTTTCAACTCAGGTGCCAATGTGGGCGCAATATTGGCCCCTCTTAGTGTGCCTATTATGGCAGAACTTTGGGGCTGGGAAAGTGCATTTATCGTGGTAGGGGTAATTGGGTTTATTTGGTTGGCTTTTTGGTTAAAATATTACCACGAACCGAAAAACAATCCAAAGGTAAATCAAGCCGAAAAAGAATATATTTTACAAGATACCATCAATGACAAAGAGCTACTAAACCAAACCTTAAACGAAACCTCAACTGCTTCAATTTCTATTGGAAAGCTTTTTAAATATAGACAAACTTGGTCTTTTATTTTAGGAAAATTCTTAACAGACGGTGTTTGGTGGTTTTTCTTATTCTGGACTCCAGCTTACATGAAGGCTCAGTACAATATGCAAGGCTCAGAGATCGCATTACCTATTGCTGTGCTCTATAGCATAACGGTTGTAGGTTCTATTTTGGGAGGTAAGTTCCCTACTTATTTTATCAATAAAGGAATGGATCCTTATGCTGGAAGAATGAAAGCCATGTTTATTATTGCCTTATTCCCTCTATTGGTATTACTGGCACAGCCTTTAGGACATTACTCTTATTGGTTTCCTATTCTATTAATTGGAATAGGTGGTGCTGCTCACCAAGCATGGTCTGCAAATATATTTTCTACTTCTAGCGACATGTTCCCGAAGAAAACCCTCGCTACTATAACTGGAATTGGAGGAATGGCAGGAGGGCTCAGTTCTTTCTTAATTAATAAAACCAGTGGACTCCTTTTTACCTTTGCAGATAAAACCCATCTTACATTTTTAGGATTTGAAGGTAAACCAGCAGGATACTTTATTATTTTTATTTTCTGCTCTATTGCTTATATCCTAGGTTGGATGTGCATGAAAACCCTAGTTCCAAAATATAAACTTATTACGGATTTGTAA